The Coffea arabica cultivar ET-39 chromosome 1e, Coffea Arabica ET-39 HiFi, whole genome shotgun sequence genome has a window encoding:
- the LOC113698962 gene encoding protein CHROMATIN REMODELING 35 isoform X2, translating into MASKSEGSQSSSTTPIAKRRLSFSSITTGLTSKEQKRAKVGEVGECSFRNSSACWCHDFKWKDQKVCPKVIGHEDPFSADNLLEDLDINRYGNVKKDIEHLIARRNQLISHGFAAKPLVPCKNLSAQKIPKKVDFGSDRYGSVTREIEELLAQSQLFGCLSSTNSTMSCMRLKKYLTKEDLESNPPSMPNIIDLEDDDEPPGNGTVIKCEPAEEIDTSAKCLVVIDSVEEDPENDNNFCHSRSSATKPVVQCWNLGVKKRPSEEDFQSNKYGSVTKEIEELLAQENQVFGVLGSTNSAMLRKHLGTEMYPCKEGWDLKPPSVPDIIDLESPDNGTIVESEPFEQIVREAKPLAVIDLDDEAFENDENSCPNEVADLAKTADNLLQNNVENLKCAKEGKLGKGNSYLGDKPVLKKHNGLNPRAEAKAEMVEDKRQTKANAPVSPKISEVEKDKGVYVGVEGDAEHEEGSPQHDSEYGGLGSIWNELSFALECSKDTAVDSSSDKHTIVGAEDCDHSFILKDDIGSVCRVCGLIERGIETIIEYQYAKAKKSERTYRYERSLRNGLEQTKILPESVRWVEHEDSLTEVAVHPRHRKVMKPHQVEGFNFLASNLVTDHPGGCIMAHAPGSGKTFMIISFLQSFMAKYPSARPLIVLPKGIISTWKKEFQRWQVEDIPLYDLYSSKSESRSQQLVILKRWANERSILFLGYAQFALIVCDMDMNETTLACRDILLTCPSILILDEGHTPRNQNTDILKSLEQVQTSRKVVLSGTLYQNHVREVFNVLNLVHPKFLKMGTPKVIKRRILSKVQISSGRSSITKFSDDDFYNLVECTLLEDEKFNRKVNIVQDLREMTSKVLHYYKGDFLDELPGLVDFTVFLELSRAQKKEVAELKELKSRFKINSEGSAIYVHPQLKKLLMYSGVKDRVDVEKIDLMLEKLKETEGIKAKFYLNLLQLCESTGEKLLVFSQYLLPLKFLERLTVKVKNYSLGKEMFVITGDSDSEIRDSCMEQFNNSSDARVFFGSIRACGEGISLVGASRIIILDIHLNPSVTRQAIGRAFRPGQQRKVYTYRLVASGSPEEDDHLTCFRKESISKMWFEWNGCQGQEDFQMENVDVNDCGDLFLESSQLNQDVVSLYRR; encoded by the exons ATGGCCTCAAAGTCTGAAGGGTCACAAAGCAGTAGCACGACCCCAATTGCCAAAAGGCGTCTATCCTTCAGCTCCATCACTACTg GTTTGACTTCCAAGGAGCAGAAAAGGGCTAAAGTTGGTGAAGTAGGAGAGTGcagtttcagaaattcttctgCTTGTTGGTGTCATGACTTCAAATGGAAGGACCAGAAGGTCTGTCCCAAAGTAATAGGTCATGAAGATCCATTTTCTGCTGACAATTTGCTAGAAGATTTGGATATCAACAGATACGGAAATGTGAAGAAGGATATTGAGCATCTAATTGCTAGAAGGAATCAGTTAATTTCACATGGATTTGCAGCAAAGCCTCTGGTTCCATGTAAAAATCTGAGCGCACAAAAGATTCCTAAAAAAGTAGATTTTGGATCAGACAGATATGGAAGCGTAACAAGGGAAATTGAGGAGCTATTAGCTCAGAGTCAATTATTTGGGTGTCTGTCTTCAACAAATTCTACAATGTCATGTATGCGTTTGAAAAAGTATTTAACCAAAGAAGATTTGGAGTCAAACCCTCCTTCTATGCCAAATATTATTGATTTGGAGGATGACGATGAACCTCCAGGTAATGGTACAGTTATCAAGTGTGAACCAGCTGAAGAGATAGACACATCAGCTAAGTGCCTTGTTGTCATTGACTCAGTTGAGGAAGACCCTGAGAATGACAACAATTTTTGTCATTCACGCAGCTCTGCAACAAAGCCTGTTGTTCAATGTTGGAATCTTGGTGTAAAAAAGAGGCCCAGTGAAGAAGATTTTCAGTCAAACAAATATGGAAGTGTAACAAAGGAAATTGAGGAGCTCTTGGCTCAAGAGAATCAAGTATTTGGGGTTCTAGGTTCAACAAATTCTGCAATGTTGCGTAAGCATTTGGGTACGGAAATGTATCCATGCAAAGAAGGTTGGGACTTAAAGCCTCCTTCTGTGCCTGATATCATTGATTTGGAATCTCCCGATAATGGTACAATTGTTGAGTCTGAACCATTTGAACAGATTGTCAGAGAAGCTAAGCCTCTTGCTGTTATTGACTTAGATGATGAAGCCTTTGAGAATGACGAGAATTCTTGCCCTAATGAGGTTGCTGATTTGGCAAAGACTGCTGATAATCTTCTGCAAAATAATGTTGAG AATCTAAAGTGTGCTAAAGAAGGGAAGTTGGGAAAAGGAAATTCCTATCTTGGTGATAAACCTGTGCTTAAGAAGCATAATGGTTTAAATCCCAGAGCAGAGGCTAAGGCTGAAATGGTGGAGGACAAGAGGCAGACAAAGGCAAATGCTCCTGTTTCACCTAAAATTTCTGAAGTTGAGAAAGACAAAGGTGTGTATGTTGGTGTGGAGGGTGATGCAGAACATGAGGAAGGCAGTCCCCAACATGATTCTGAGTATGGTGGTCTGGGGAGTATATGGAACGAGCTATCATTTGCATTAGAATGTTCCAAG GATACTGCTGTAGATTCTTCATCTGATAAGCACACCATTGTGGGTGCAGAAGATTGTGATCATTCATTCATCTTGAAAGATGATATAGGTTCTGTCTGCCGCGTTTGTGGATTGATCGAGAGAGGGATTGAAACCATAATTGAGTATCAATATGCAAAG GCCAAAAAGAGTGAAAGAACTTATAGATATGAACGTTCCCTCCGAAATGGCCTTGAGCAAACTAAAATCCTTCCTGAAAGTGTTAGATGGGTTGAACATGAAGACTCTTTGACAGAAGTTGCTGTCCATCCACGGCATCGGAAGGTAATGAAACCGCATCAAGTTGAGGGGTTCAATTTTCTGGCAAGCAACTTGGTGACAGATCATCCTGGTGGTTGTATAATGGCACATGCCCCAGGATCGGGGAAAACTTTTATGATCATTAGTTTCCTTCAGAGTTTCATGGCTAAATATCCTTCTGCAAGACCATTGATTGTACTGCCAAAGGGAATCATATCAACATGGAAGAAAGAATTCCAGAGATGGCAAGTGGAAGACATACCGCTATATGATCTCTACTCATCCAAATCAGAAAGTAGGAGTCAGCAGCTAGTAATTTTGAAGAGATGGGCAAACGAAAGAAGCATTTTGTTTCTGGGATATGCACAGTTTGCTTTGATTGTATGTGACATGGATATGAATGAAACAACTCTTGCATGTCGGGATATATTGTTAACTTGCCCTTCTATTCTTATCTTGGATGAAGGTCACACTCCCAGAAACCAAAACACTGATATTTTGAAGTCTCTTGAACAGGTACAGACATCTCGCAAGGTTGTACTTTCTGGCACCCTTTATCAGAACCATGTCAGGGAAGTCTTCAATGTTTTGAATCTTGTTCATCCAAAGTTTCTGAAAATGGGGACTCCTAAAGTCATTAAAAGGCGCATCTTGAGTAAGGTGCAAATATCAAGCGGGAGGAGTTCTATTACAAAGTTTTCTGATGATGACTTCTATAACCTGGTGGAGTGCACGCTCCTTGAAGATGAGAAATTCAATAGGAAAGTGAATATCGTTCAAGATCTGCGGGAGATGACAAGCAAAGTTCTTCACTACTACAAGGGAGATTTCTTGGATGAACTACCTGGACTAGTTGACTTCACTGTCTTTCTTGAACTCAGCCGTGCGCAAAAGAAAGAAGTTGCAGAGCTGAAGGAACTGAAAAGTAGGTTCAAAATAAACTCTGAAGGAAGTGCTATCTATGTGCACCCACAGTTGAAGAAACTTTTGATGTATTCTGGAGTTAAAGATAGGGTTGATGTGGAGAAGATTGATCTAATGTTGGAGAAACTGAAAGAGACTGAAGGAATAAAGGCCAAATTCTACCTAAATCTTCTCCAGCTATGTGAATCCACTGGCGAGAAGTTGCTAGTTTTCAGTCAATATCTTCTCCCTCTAAAGTTCTTGGAGAGACTGACTGTGAAAGTTAAAAACTATAGTCTTGGAAAAGAAATGTTTGTGATCACTGGTGACTCAGATTCTGAAATTCGAGATTCTTGCATGGAGCAATTCAATAATTCTTCAGATGCTAGAGTCTTTTTCGGATCAATTAGAGCTTGTGGTGAAGGAATATCACTTGTAGGAGCATCACGCATTATTATACTGGATATACATCTAAACCCCTCAGTCACTCGCCAGGCAATTGGACGTGCATTTCGACCTGGGCAACAGAGGAAAGTGTACACCTACAGATTGGTTGCCTCTGGTTCTCCAGAAGAGGATGACCATTTAACTTGCTTCAGAAAGGAGTCTATTTCAAAGATGTGGTTTGAATGGAATGGATGTCAGGGTCAAGAAGATTTTCAGATGGAAAATGTTGATGTTAATGATTGTGGTGATTTGTTTCTAGAGTCATCACAGTTAAACCAAGATGTAGTCTCTCTTTACAGAAG GTAA